A stretch of DNA from Thunnus thynnus chromosome 16, fThuThy2.1, whole genome shotgun sequence:
AAGGCATTAAAAGTGTACTGACATAATGAGCAATAAACATTTATCAACTGTGATAATATGCGGGTTAAATACTTGATTTAATAGCTGACATGTTTACTACAAAGTGGCACCTGAGCTAGTTCATGCTTTCATTGTTAAGGAAATACTAGTATCAGCTTCTGGTATACAAGAGATCTGTCAGTGACTGTCACACCGCACTTTATGAATGGAAAGCTGCCCATTCCTGGCATGTATCAGAACGAGTCGCACTGTTCCGGAGGCTGATGTCATGTTCTGCACGAGGCGATGATGGGCACTGTAGATGTCAGTGGACACTAGGGGCCCTTCTCCAACCAACTAAACAAATGGGCATGAGTGTGAAGAGCCGGGGAAATGTTATCAATCACCCGGCATCCCAGCGGAGGAGCTGCTGGTGTTTGTGTAGAGAGTCACACTCATACTGATCCATATAAAAGGCTGTGTGATGTATTAGAGCAGATGAGCATGGGCCGGCTCTGACACATGACTGACAGCTCATTTGACAGCCCCAGGAAAGTGTGCAGGGGAACTTTCAATCTAATCTAATGCTGCTGAAGGAATGAAATTGTGGTGTGAgattatgttttcatgttataTCCCCTCTAGGACAACACAGGCCCAATGGGATGAATATGATGTGGATGATCCCCAGTCCAGAAGGTACCTATGGAGCCAGACGCCGCAGTCGACTCTCAGCCGAGACCTCCTGACCCACGACTCTCCCGTCAATCCACTTCAGTCTGGTGAATCAGGTTTCCgggagaaaaaacaagaaactgaaACCCCTGCTCAAAGCCATTTCTGTgggtaaacaaaaacatttttgtgtcaTGCATTATCAATCAGCTGTCTCGTGGGGCTTTCCAAACAGGTAATCTCTGTCATTCAATCGCTCCGCCACAGAAGCTGGGTCCTCCTGAAACGGGATAGCCACAAAACAGACATTAATATTAAGTGCAATGGAGATCAGCTTCTCTTTGGACTgctctcctttctccttttttcataAGTGCAGAATATCTGGATTGGCCACCTGCATGTTGAAATCAATATTCCTTATCCTGTAgtatatgtttacattacatttttaatgctgcactacattttcttaaaataaatgcagttttcGAAAATAATGTATTGACACAACATTCAATGAGCCTAAGTTGACTTAGAAATATGTCCACATACCACACTCAAAGGTCACAGAGGTCACAGAACA
This window harbors:
- the LOC137199203 gene encoding uncharacterized protein isoform X2, whose protein sequence is MQLNHLYQRTTQAQWDEYDVDDPQSRRYLWSQTPQSTLSRDLLTHDSPVNPLQSGESGFREKKQETETPAQSHFCGALSGLPPRPEQWWAQEPSFPTGPGERRPGAGY